From Paenibacillus antri, the proteins below share one genomic window:
- a CDS encoding carbohydrate ABC transporter permease: MIVVEKKRPRSRWRVGAKQWLTVLPYVALGFAGTFVFVLYPMVKNILVSFQDFSIMPNAKNAWIGFENYAEVFRDPNKKFLIAVRNTFLNVLATVPINWFLAIFFAVLINAKFVKQKIAFRTVYYLPIVTSWVVVALLFKYLFADGDGGLVNFLLHKTLGILPEAVAWKSHYWSAMIMIWLFHVWKTVGWGMVIYLAALQGVPKDLYEAADIDGATAVQKFWRVTVPVLRPVTLFVVINLINGAFGFFPQVYFITQGGPMNQTQVIPSLIYMEAFNHFKIGEAAAMGFLMGLMVFALTFSQMTKFGKQRLF, encoded by the coding sequence ATGATCGTCGTCGAAAAGAAACGTCCGAGGTCCCGCTGGCGCGTCGGCGCGAAGCAGTGGCTTACGGTGCTGCCGTACGTCGCGCTCGGGTTCGCGGGCACGTTCGTCTTCGTGTTGTACCCGATGGTGAAGAACATTCTGGTCAGCTTCCAGGATTTCAGCATCATGCCGAACGCGAAGAACGCCTGGATCGGGTTCGAAAATTACGCCGAGGTGTTCCGCGATCCGAACAAGAAATTTCTCATCGCCGTCCGCAATACGTTCCTGAACGTGCTGGCGACGGTGCCGATCAACTGGTTTCTGGCGATCTTCTTCGCGGTGCTGATCAACGCGAAATTCGTGAAGCAGAAGATCGCCTTCCGCACGGTGTATTACTTGCCGATCGTCACGTCGTGGGTCGTCGTGGCGCTGCTGTTCAAATATTTGTTCGCGGACGGAGACGGCGGGCTGGTCAACTTCCTGCTTCACAAGACGCTCGGCATTTTGCCGGAAGCCGTCGCCTGGAAGAGCCATTATTGGTCCGCGATGATTATGATCTGGCTGTTCCACGTCTGGAAGACGGTCGGCTGGGGCATGGTCATCTACCTGGCGGCGCTGCAAGGCGTGCCGAAGGATCTGTACGAGGCGGCGGACATCGACGGCGCGACCGCGGTTCAGAAGTTTTGGCGCGTGACGGTGCCCGTGCTGCGGCCGGTGACGCTGTTCGTCGTCATCAATCTGATCAACGGCGCGTTCGGCTTTTTCCCGCAGGTGTATTTCATTACGCAAGGCGGGCCGATGAACCAGACGCAGGTCATTCCGAGCTTGATTTATATGGAAGCGTTCAATCATTTCAAGATCGGCGAGGCGGCGGCGATGGGCTTCCTGATGGGGCTCATGGTGTTCGCGCTGACGTTCTCGCAGATGACCAAATTCGGAAAACAACGGCTGTTCTAG
- a CDS encoding glycoside hydrolase family 66 protein: protein MVRGKGSASFVTGTKTSMFTFAFTFTLMSTLLLTLTSCRNETAPTPGDVSGRPGEYIAALSTDRARYEPGRPVAFRAELSRTVADGELVVRLSHLGDDVDRLVVDVTNDDVVTWTWTPPERDYVGYLAEVYVREKGKPLDHATIAVDVSSHWAKFPRYGYLTDFPRMTAEAREDVVDRLNRLHLNGLQFYDWQWKHHRPLKTDGSGGAAPAWPDIANREVSFDTVRGYIDLAHERGMKAMNYNLLFGAYADAENDGAKEAWRLYRDPLATTPDRHELPEAWASDIYIMDPSNPEWLDYLFEEERKAFEALPFDGWHVDQLGDRGTLYTSEGEKRNLMLAYGDMLREAKDTLGVELVMNAVSQFGQRLIAKAPVEFLYTEVWGSHPEYKHLKAIIDENASLSENRLPTVLAAYVNYDLADGAGEFNLPGVLLLDAVIFASGGAHLEAGESLLAKEYFPNRNLLVTPELEARLTAYYDFLVAYQNVLRDGAEELEDAGVSSSAARMSAEPEAGAVWALAKRKGELDVVHFVNLASATSMSWNDADGTMPAPRPMEDVPVSMAAAGNVARIWTASPDRHGGAPTAVDFAQEDGRVTFSLPKLEYWTMAVVEYEKR from the coding sequence ATGGTTCGGGGAAAAGGATCCGCTTCTTTCGTCACCGGCACGAAAACGTCGATGTTTACGTTCGCGTTTACGTTTACGTTGATGTCTACGTTGCTGTTGACGTTGACGTCCTGCCGGAACGAGACGGCGCCGACGCCGGGCGACGTGTCGGGACGGCCGGGCGAATATATCGCGGCGCTGTCCACGGACCGCGCGCGCTACGAGCCTGGCCGCCCCGTCGCCTTCCGCGCGGAGCTCTCGCGCACGGTCGCGGACGGCGAGCTCGTCGTGCGGCTGTCGCATCTGGGCGACGACGTGGACCGGCTCGTCGTCGACGTGACGAACGACGACGTCGTGACGTGGACGTGGACGCCGCCGGAACGCGACTATGTCGGCTACTTGGCGGAGGTGTACGTGCGCGAGAAGGGGAAGCCGCTCGACCACGCGACGATCGCGGTGGATGTCTCCTCGCACTGGGCGAAGTTTCCGAGGTACGGATACCTCACCGACTTCCCGCGGATGACCGCCGAGGCGCGGGAGGACGTCGTCGACCGGCTCAACCGGCTGCATCTGAACGGGTTGCAGTTCTACGATTGGCAGTGGAAGCATCATCGGCCGCTGAAGACGGACGGCTCCGGCGGCGCCGCGCCGGCATGGCCCGACATCGCGAACCGGGAGGTGAGCTTCGATACGGTCCGAGGCTACATCGACCTGGCGCACGAGCGCGGCATGAAGGCGATGAACTACAATCTGCTGTTCGGCGCGTACGCGGATGCGGAGAACGACGGCGCCAAGGAAGCCTGGCGGCTGTACCGCGACCCGCTCGCGACGACGCCGGACCGCCACGAGCTGCCGGAGGCTTGGGCAAGCGACATCTATATTATGGACCCGTCCAACCCCGAATGGCTCGATTACCTGTTCGAGGAGGAACGCAAGGCGTTCGAGGCGCTGCCGTTCGACGGCTGGCACGTGGACCAGCTCGGCGATCGAGGGACGTTGTACACGAGCGAGGGAGAGAAGCGGAACCTGATGCTCGCCTACGGCGACATGCTGCGGGAGGCGAAGGATACGCTCGGCGTCGAGCTCGTCATGAACGCGGTGTCGCAGTTCGGGCAGCGACTGATCGCGAAGGCGCCGGTGGAATTTCTCTACACGGAAGTATGGGGGAGTCACCCGGAGTATAAGCATCTGAAGGCCATCATCGACGAAAACGCTTCGCTCTCCGAAAACCGCCTCCCTACGGTGCTCGCGGCCTACGTCAACTACGACCTCGCGGACGGGGCGGGCGAATTCAACCTGCCGGGCGTCCTGCTGCTGGACGCCGTAATCTTCGCGAGCGGCGGCGCGCATCTCGAAGCGGGGGAGAGCTTGCTCGCGAAGGAATATTTTCCGAATCGGAATTTGCTTGTGACGCCGGAGCTGGAAGCGCGGCTGACGGCGTACTACGACTTCCTGGTCGCGTATCAGAACGTGCTGCGGGACGGGGCGGAGGAGCTCGAGGACGCCGGCGTCTCGTCGTCGGCCGCGCGCATGTCGGCGGAGCCCGAGGCGGGAGCGGTGTGGGCGCTCGCGAAGCGGAAAGGGGAGCTCGACGTCGTCCACTTCGTCAACCTCGCGTCGGCGACGTCGATGTCTTGGAACGACGCCGACGGGACGATGCCCGCGCCGCGCCCGATGGAGGACGTGCCGGTGTCGATGGCGGCCGCCGGCAACGTCGCGCGCATCTGGACGGCGTCCCCGGATCGGCACGGAGGCGCGCCGACGGCCGTCGACTTCGCTCAAGAAGACGGACGGGTGACGTTCTCGCTTCCGAAACTCGAATATTGGACGATGGCCGTCGTCGAATATGAGAAGCGGTGA
- a CDS encoding carbohydrate ABC transporter permease, with protein MHTPIYVKALVYVLLVAGAAAFVFPLIYMVWTSFFTATFSLPRPDEVFAVTPNLKNYAIVWSKNNFSRYFLNSAFVTAVSMAGALFVSSLCAYAFARFPFPGKEALFRLFLLSMMIPAVINIIPQFITLQGLGLVNTYAGLTMVYIATGVVGNMFFLRGFFENIPKELEESVLIDGGGSWRIYWNIYLPQSLPAMGTLAIFIFQGTWEEYFLALTVIKSESLRTLPIAIMMFNDKYATNYGQIFAASTIALLPVIAIYMAFQKRFVQSGFNEGGIKG; from the coding sequence ATGCATACCCCGATCTACGTCAAGGCGCTCGTGTACGTCCTCCTGGTCGCCGGCGCGGCGGCATTCGTCTTTCCGCTCATATACATGGTGTGGACCAGCTTCTTCACGGCGACGTTCTCGCTGCCGCGGCCGGACGAGGTGTTCGCCGTGACGCCGAATCTGAAAAACTACGCGATCGTCTGGAGCAAAAACAATTTCTCGCGTTACTTCCTGAACAGCGCGTTCGTGACGGCCGTCTCGATGGCCGGCGCGCTGTTCGTCAGCTCGCTGTGCGCATACGCCTTCGCACGCTTTCCTTTCCCCGGGAAGGAGGCGCTGTTCCGGCTGTTCCTGCTGTCGATGATGATTCCGGCGGTCATCAACATCATCCCGCAGTTCATCACGCTGCAAGGGCTCGGCCTCGTCAATACGTACGCCGGATTGACGATGGTGTACATCGCGACGGGCGTCGTCGGGAACATGTTTTTCCTGCGCGGCTTCTTCGAAAATATCCCGAAAGAACTCGAAGAATCCGTCCTCATCGACGGCGGCGGCAGCTGGCGCATCTATTGGAACATCTACCTGCCGCAGTCGCTGCCCGCCATGGGGACGCTGGCGATCTTCATTTTCCAAGGCACGTGGGAGGAATATTTCCTGGCGCTGACCGTCATCAAGAGCGAGTCGCTGCGCACGCTGCCGATCGCGATCATGATGTTCAACGACAAGTACGCGACGAACTACGGGCAAATTTTCGCGGCGTCCACGATCGCGCTGCTGCCGGTCATCGCGATCTACATGGCGTTCCAGAAGCGGTTCGTCCAGTCCGGGTTCAACGAGGGGGGGATCAAGGGATAG
- a CDS encoding apiosidase-like domain-containing protein produces the protein MSKVAIAENKLTLTRDGKPFFYLADTVWSVFSNAEESEWLEYLRYRKAQGFNALQISVLPVLHDASDTYTGSYPYELAEDGTWDFYRINDAFFDRAERMVRAAFDMGFVPALVVLWNTYVPGAWANKQVTGYSMPKETVEMYTEYVVRRFAPYDPIYFISGDTKFETDEINEYFMIAMKKLKSLRPDALTALHPVGNFHELPETFLSSEHLDLYIYQSGHNLQDQHMTYSLAESFRSKPVRRPVINSEPCYEGHGHGGRYGRFDAFDLRKAFWSSVLAGANAGFAYGAHGVWSWHREGAGFTSEGWSKVPFHWLTALRFQGAWDVGYAKSLLETHGLQELEPRNDLLLTPYPDIRVAVSADLRKIAIYAPYSNRIQVALDLTGYAGQAIALKDRSAMPTDVSSVDGGSEIAMLQANSDALYLFTR, from the coding sequence ATGTCGAAGGTAGCTATCGCGGAAAATAAGCTTACGCTCACGCGGGACGGCAAGCCGTTCTTCTATTTGGCGGATACGGTATGGAGCGTGTTCTCGAACGCGGAGGAGTCGGAATGGCTGGAGTATTTAAGGTACCGCAAAGCGCAGGGCTTCAATGCGCTGCAGATCAGCGTGCTGCCCGTGCTGCACGACGCGAGCGATACGTACACCGGATCGTATCCTTACGAGCTGGCGGAGGACGGGACGTGGGATTTCTACCGGATCAACGACGCGTTCTTCGACCGGGCCGAGCGGATGGTGCGCGCGGCGTTCGACATGGGCTTCGTGCCGGCGCTGGTCGTCCTGTGGAACACGTATGTGCCCGGCGCGTGGGCGAACAAGCAAGTGACCGGTTATTCGATGCCGAAGGAAACGGTTGAAATGTATACCGAATACGTCGTGCGCCGCTTCGCGCCGTACGATCCGATTTACTTTATTAGCGGAGACACCAAGTTCGAGACGGACGAGATTAACGAATATTTCATGATCGCGATGAAAAAGCTGAAGTCGCTGCGGCCGGACGCGCTCACCGCACTCCATCCCGTCGGCAACTTCCACGAGCTGCCGGAGACGTTCCTGTCGTCCGAGCACTTGGACCTTTATATTTATCAATCCGGCCATAATCTTCAGGATCAGCACATGACGTACTCGCTGGCGGAGAGCTTCCGAAGCAAGCCCGTCCGCCGCCCGGTCATTAACTCGGAGCCTTGCTACGAAGGGCACGGCCACGGCGGCCGGTACGGGCGCTTCGACGCCTTCGACCTGCGGAAGGCGTTCTGGTCCAGCGTCCTCGCCGGGGCGAACGCCGGCTTCGCCTACGGGGCGCACGGCGTGTGGAGCTGGCATCGGGAGGGGGCCGGCTTTACGAGCGAAGGCTGGTCCAAGGTGCCCTTCCACTGGCTGACCGCGCTCCGGTTCCAAGGGGCATGGGACGTCGGGTACGCCAAGAGCTTGCTCGAAACGCACGGCCTGCAGGAGCTGGAGCCGCGGAACGATCTGCTGCTGACGCCGTACCCGGACATCCGCGTCGCGGTCTCGGCCGATCTCCGGAAGATTGCGATCTACGCGCCTTACAGCAACCGGATTCAGGTCGCCTTGGATCTGACCGGGTACGCGGGGCAGGCGATCGCGCTGAAGGACCGCTCGGCGATGCCGACCGACGTCTCGAGCGTCGACGGCGGCTCGGAGATCGCCATGCTGCAGGCGAACAGCGACGCGCTGTATTTGTTTACGCGTTAA
- a CDS encoding extracellular solute-binding protein encodes MQKKKRFGIGGLAILLAVVMTACSGGGGGTTSGGDAGGTGGSGSGGGASTTEPSGGGGSTPQERVTIEYWHTYSDQEEKVLAEQIKPLFEEKHPNIELKLTRMPYEGLKQQVLAAVAGDAAPDLMRMDIVWVPEMAHQGALMRLDEKPGFEVIQSSVFDGALATNYYDGGYYGVPLNTNTKVAIYHKATLEQAGLSAPPKTIDELVAAAKTLKAQGKYGLGVSGMHSWGLLPYFWSLGGSLTNDDYSAVEGYLNSPESIAALQTIADWQKEGLIIPPLMGGEPGAWDGLKSGEYLMVDDGPWFYSILMNEADSPFKPMEETVRALMPAGPAGSHSVIGGEDLVIFANSKHPDEAWTFMQWMLTEEPQSIMATTGLIPTNKTAAGKIDPQSIPFIAEYVEQLNTALPRTPIPQWGEMETIFNLAAEKAIRGEMTAADALNDAAKQIEALLK; translated from the coding sequence ATGCAAAAGAAGAAGCGGTTCGGCATCGGCGGATTGGCGATCCTGCTCGCGGTCGTCATGACCGCCTGCAGCGGCGGCGGGGGCGGCACGACGAGCGGAGGCGACGCAGGCGGTACCGGCGGCAGCGGGAGCGGAGGCGGCGCATCGACGACGGAGCCGAGCGGCGGCGGTGGTTCGACTCCGCAGGAGCGCGTGACGATCGAGTACTGGCACACGTACAGCGATCAAGAGGAGAAGGTGCTCGCGGAGCAAATTAAGCCGCTGTTCGAGGAGAAGCATCCGAACATCGAGCTGAAGCTGACGCGGATGCCGTACGAAGGGCTGAAGCAGCAGGTGCTGGCGGCGGTCGCCGGCGACGCGGCGCCGGACCTGATGCGCATGGACATCGTCTGGGTGCCGGAGATGGCGCATCAAGGCGCGCTGATGCGGCTCGACGAGAAGCCCGGGTTCGAGGTCATTCAATCGAGCGTCTTCGACGGCGCGCTCGCGACGAACTATTACGACGGCGGCTATTACGGCGTGCCGCTCAATACGAACACGAAGGTCGCCATCTATCATAAGGCAACCTTAGAACAAGCGGGTCTCTCCGCGCCGCCGAAGACGATCGACGAGCTCGTCGCAGCGGCGAAGACGCTGAAGGCCCAAGGCAAATACGGGCTCGGCGTCAGCGGCATGCACAGCTGGGGACTGCTGCCGTATTTCTGGAGCCTCGGAGGCTCGCTGACGAACGACGACTACTCGGCCGTCGAAGGCTACCTCAACAGCCCCGAGAGCATCGCCGCGCTGCAGACGATCGCCGACTGGCAGAAGGAAGGTCTCATTATTCCGCCGCTCATGGGCGGGGAGCCGGGCGCGTGGGACGGCCTGAAAAGCGGCGAATACCTGATGGTCGACGACGGCCCATGGTTCTACAGCATTCTGATGAACGAAGCCGACAGCCCGTTCAAGCCGATGGAGGAGACGGTGCGCGCGCTCATGCCGGCCGGCCCGGCCGGGTCGCATTCGGTTATCGGCGGCGAGGATCTCGTCATCTTCGCGAACTCGAAGCATCCGGACGAAGCGTGGACGTTCATGCAGTGGATGCTGACCGAAGAGCCGCAATCGATCATGGCGACGACGGGGCTCATTCCGACGAACAAGACGGCGGCCGGGAAAATCGATCCGCAGAGCATTCCGTTCATCGCGGAGTACGTCGAGCAGTTGAACACGGCGCTGCCGCGCACGCCGATCCCGCAATGGGGCGAGATGGAGACGATCTTCAACCTGGCGGCGGAGAAGGCGATCCGAGGCGAGATGACCGCGGCGGACGCGCTGAACGACGCCGCGAAGCAGATCGAGGCTCTGCTGAAATAA